The genomic DNA aaataataatatgcatgtgtTAGAGCCCTTTTGTACCGTTTCTCCTTGGGGTGAGAAAACTGACCTTTTATATAAAGCCTGCGTGCCTAAGGGAGAAACTCTATGCCCATTTGAATAGAACACATCACAACTGCAAACATTTATTAAACCAGAACTCACGGAGTAACCGTCGCCATACTGGAAACTGGATgatgccctctcctctccagtgggaCTCATGGGCTTGGGGTCGGACATGGATCTCTGCATGGCCTTAGGTCCCTTGGGGCTGCCGGTTGGAGAAACTTTGGTCGGATCAGTACTCCCTCTTATTCTCTGTGGGCTTGTATCACCCAATGATTTCTCATAGGACACAAACTCAAGGGATTTGCTCGGGGATATGCAGGGAGATATGGGAGAGTAGAGAACATTGGGGGATTTGGGCGGGGCCTGAAGTGAGGAGGGGTCAGCTCTGAGGTGGCCAGACTGTTCTATCTCCAAGGGCGTGGGCCGTCTCTTGTCTTCCCAATGTGGACTTTCCGAGTCGGAGAGCTCCATCCTGGCGTCCATTCTTACATTCCCCGCAgagtctgtctgtatggagaTCTCAGAGTGAGCCTGAATGGACATATCGGAAGTCTGTCCGCCTCTGTCCCCCCTTGACGTGCGAGGCCTGCTACGTCTGGCCCGAGCAGGCTCCCACTCCTCCTGGTCCTCATCGTCCGTCTGCACGCAGCTGTCTACGCTCTTCTTGGCCGTgcttctcttcttcctccccgCCGTGTAGGCTTTATCGACAACACTGTCCTCGTCATCCGTCTGACACCCACTATCCATGATTTTCCGGGCCAGCTCGGTGCCGTCCGGCCCCAGGACGACTGCCTCCTGCTGGCCGTGCCCCAGCAACACCTCCCCCGGGTACATCTTCCGGAACTTCTGCTCCTCCAGTTGTGCCCGGAGCTGCTCCTGGAGCCTCTGGATCTgctctagctgctgctgctgctgggcatAGGTTTCCTTTTGCATCATGAGGTGGGCCTGGCGCTCATCCTCCTGCTGGCACAGGATGGCCTGCTTCATGGACTGCAGCTCTTCCAGCTCCTTCTGCACCAGCATCTGTTCCTGCTCGCGGAAGCGCTGGATCTCCTGACGCTCCCACTCCAGTTCTTCAGCCAACCGCTGCTGTTTGAACTTCTCCATCTCCAGAATCTCACGCTGCATCTGGTACTGGCCCTCCCCTGGCACACAGGGCGAGGACAGGGCCTCCAGCGAGGCGGCGATAGCCTCCAGGGACGCGTCCGTGTACGAGTCCAGCCTTTCCAGGGCCAGGGTGACCGTTTTGGTGGTGAGGGCCGTGGAGGTGGATATGCCATCTTTAGCGAGCTCCAGGTTGAGGGGGACGTCCCCTTGATCATCTGCAGAGGTGGTGGAGATGAAGCTGTTGGACCGAGTCATGGGCTGGTTCTGGAGAGTGGACAGGGATGGCATGGTGTCGCTGGTGTGCATGCCCGCCGACAGGGAGTTGTAAGTGGTGCTAAATATGGACCCAGGTTGTGTGGTGATGGCATAGGGCGATGGGACTGGTACTGAGACTGAAGAGTACACCACCCCATTGGAGGATCTCAGGACACTGCTCGTGCCAAAGTGTGTCCCAACAGCTCCATTGACTCTGGCTTGGGAATATGGGGGGATTATCATTCCTGAATATAACCCTGAGCCTTTGGTGGAGAAGTCCAAAGCTACACCTGTTGGGGAAAATACATCTATTGAGTCCACAAAAACAGGTAGCCTTAGTGGTGAAACATCAGACAGAAAACCATGCTCCATCGAAAGCAATGCTCCATCGAAAGCCATGCtccattaaaataaataaaaaagcaacaacaaaaatggaAAAACCTCCAGTCTTGCCAGATCATGGATGATGTAAAGTCAAAGCAAACAGCATGCAAGCACATGCATCGGTGTACCAAAAAATGATCATAAAGGTAGAATGAAAAAAAAGGTAAAATGTCCATGCAAACAACTCATGAAAAAAAAGAAGTGAACGAAACAACAAAATACACTAAAATGCCACAGGATCAGCCATGAATAAGCAGAGGCATCTCAAAGTGACATTTCAGCGAGAGGTCGGTGATGTCACTGCACAAACCTGCATCAGATGTCTTGGAGGATGTCAGGTCTACTGCACCCTCTGTGGTGCCATGGAAATTGTAACTGTTCTTGCTCTTATAGAGAAAAAGCCCGGCCTCAGCCAGATTGGTGTCGGACATGGAGGGTTTGATGCAACCGAAGCCCCTCATGTTGTAGGGTGAGCGGTCGTATTGGTAGTGGTCGTCTCGGTAGCCGAAGCGGTCTTCGGGCAATGGCGTAGTGGGCTGCTGGGTGGTGCAGCTACCTGTAAATGGCAGCTTGTAGACAACATCACAGCAGACGGCTCTTCTCCCAGCCGTCAGGTCCACGGGTTTCCCATCCTCTTCTATGATCACAGCCGTGACCACTTCTGCGGAGGAAGCGTCGACCGAAACCACGGTGTTGAAGGGTTTGGCTGTGCTAAGGTCCACTGCACCTGCTACTGTCGGCATCCCGCTGCTCAGACCATTAGCCACACACCCTGGGGCAGGGGTAGGGGCGATAGTGACAGGTGTCTGGAATGTCCCTAAGCCTGTACCAGGTCCTACAGAAAGGTTAATCGGGATCTCAGCATTGTTGCTGGTTGTGGGCTGTGCATCTATGGGCCGATAGATGATCTGACAAACAGGCTCGAAGGCTTTGTTTGTGGTTGTAAGCTGAAGGGGCAGAGAAGGGACTTGGGATATGTTGGTATTTTCGTAACTTTGTATGGTGGCAGCACATGTAACTATGGTGATGCTGTCAGTCACTATGGAAACACTGGTCGACTCAGTGCTGAGATTGACCACTGGGGACTGCACTGCACTTGTCTGACGACTGTTGATGTCTGTGGCCAAGGACTGGCGTCTAACATCTGACGAAGACAGATCCACCACTTTCATGGCCGATTCTGAATTCACCTTCATGGTACGAAGGTCTACTACCTCCCCTGGCTGGTAGCCCTGTGGACTCTGTGTCTGTTGTGGTTTAGGTTTCTCCAGTGAGATTGGAACACCGTTCGCTCTTGGGGCTGGAGGTGGGGGCGGCGACCTTTCGTGTCGGACAGACACCATGGTTCTTTGAACTTCTGTCGTCACAAACTGAGTGACCTGCCCTAACCTGACCTCTGGGGGTGGAGCGGATGCTGAAATAGCCTCAATGACATGACAGGAGCTTGACACAACTTTCTCTGGCCCACATATCTCTTGACTTTCCATGGACTCAGTGATGCGAGTGAATGCCAGGGGCACCCTATTTGTGTGTGGTGGAGGTGGCTGTGGTTGTTTCTggggttgaggatgtggttgataCTGTGTTTGAGGTTGAGGTGGAGGTTGGGCATGTCTTGAAGGAGATGCTGGACCTGGACTGGATGGGGCCTGGGTGGTGATCCCTTCCACTGGAGAGCTGGGCTGGGATGGCAGAGTTATAACCACATAAGTTTCGTGTCGATTGCCGTATCGCGGAGAAGTGGGGGATGGGTGACCCGAGGAGTGACCCGAGGAATGACCTGAGAAGTGACCTGGCCTGCTTTCAGCTGTGGGGCTCAGATTCAGGGCTATATCAGCATGGCCTGTGTGGAGGGCAGTGGGTCTTGGACATTGGATGTGGGCAGGAGAGCCATGCTGAGAGACAGGTTTTGGAGCAAGGGGTGGTTTGATGTTTTCCCCTGGCCTGTGGCTGTACCCCATTCCAGCAGGGATGGCTGGCTTTGGAGGAACCGGTGGGGGGACATGAGGCTGTCTTACCGGCGACCCTTGGGCTGTTGTCATGGCAACATGCTCTGACCTGATTATAGCCTGAGATGGCAGCGGAACAGGGGGTTTCCTGGGGTAAACCGATGGCTTTGGCATGGTGGGAGGGGGCAGTGGAGGGGGTTCAGGAATGTCTGCTTTTTCCTGAGACAGAGCCCTGTGCAGGATGGCTGGTTTGGGGGGTACTGGTGGGGTGGTTGACACTACACTGGGGACAGTGGGGGTGTACTGAGGGAGGGTGGGTAAGGGCGATACACTGGCAACAGCAGGGGCTGAGGACTTCATACTAGACAAGTCCATGACATCCTGTTGGGTTATGTCCAGAGGCTGGTCAGCCTGGGAAGTTTCAATGTGGGTCTGTGGTTGGTCTGAAGTTGTTGATGAGGGGACCTTGCAAGCAACTGATTTGGACTCAGTTTCTGCAGCAGCTGTTAAGGGTGTCTGATCAGCTTTAGGAATGTCTGATGAAGTCTTTGGCTTATCTTGACTTTTGGTCTCAGTGGCCTCTTCATCAGCGTCCTCCTCCCCTGAGGAGCACTGTGTAACCCTCAGGTCTGGTATGGGACGCAGAGCCCTTCTGGATTCAGTGCCTTCGAACTCACCACCAGGGGCCGCCCCAGATATATCAGGACCTTGCTGTGTCGGGCTAGTCCCAGGAGTCAGAACTTTCTTCATGAGTTCCTCATACGCAGCCTCAGCATCGAGCAGTGGTTTCCCATCCTTGCCTATAGTAACTGTAACACTCGTGGAGCTGGTTGGCTCAGTGGGTTGCAATACGATCTCTGGTGTGGGTCTTTCTGACACGGACTGTGCTTTTTTCAGTTCCTGCTCCAGCTGCATGAATTCTTTCTTCTTCTCCATCATGTCTTCGTAAACCTCATCTGGAGATCTCAGTATTTTGGGCTGAGCTGGCACTGAGATTTTCTCAGACTTCTGCTGCTGGACTTTCTTTCCATTTTCATCAACAAGGGACTCATAGGCATAATCTTCTATCAGCATCCCACCATAGAGGGACTCTTTCCCCGGAGGGATGTCCACCTTTTCCTTTGTGGGTGTTCTAGCCTTTAGCATGATCTCTTCGTAGGCTTCGTCTGCAGTTTTCAGGGCTCGTTTTTCAGGGCTTTTATTAGCACCTTGATCAGCTGTTGGAGAGTAGAGAGAAACAGATGTAGGAAGTTGGTATACTTTCTGTACTGCTGCAATCTTTGCAGCATTGATCTCAACTCCCTCTGGTTCTGACTCGATGCTGGGAGAGAAATCGGATAAAGATGATCGCCTGAACTCCTCCATCTCTGCCTCTTGCCTCAGCTCTTCTGTCGGGGAGGCATCTTCAATGGGAGAGAGGTTGCTGGGCGGCGTTTTGGGACGCTCCCGCCTCCTCTGAGCTCTGATCTCCTCTTTGTCCTTCTTCGACTTCTTCCCAGAGCCTTTCTGCTTCTCCTGTTCTCTTagcagctcctcctcctctcgtaACTCCTCTTCCTCAGAAGAGTCTTCGATGGTGGGTAGACCTTGGCCTTGTTGTCTATGCTTCGCTTTCCTGTGCTGTTTCCCCTCGCCACTGTGCATGCGGCTGGGACTACTGCTGTCACTGTCCTCATCCAAAGAGGACAGGGATGTAGGCGATGTCCCAGGGGTGAAGCTGGATGCGTGCAGGCTGGAGGACCCATCGCCCCTGGAGCGATCATCAGGGGAGTTGGTGAGGCTTTCCATCTCAAGTTCTCCATCATCTGACGTACCCGGTATGCGCACAGGGGTGGTAGTCGTGTTGAGCTCGATGGTTCTGAATTGGCGTACTGCCACGACTCTATCTGCCGAAGGCTGTTCCCCTTCCTGAGAGTCTGAGACTTTGGGTTCCGATCCCTCTTTCCATGCCTTGTCAGGTTTATCCAGTGAGAGTTTCCGCTCATCTTCGTCCTCAGGGCTGATGGTGTTCTTCTTGAGGAGCCGCCTGCCTTTTGCCATTGcacttctctccttcccctcccctttcTCCTGCTCCATTCGTTTCCTGTCATGATCTCGGATCTTTCGCCGGATGAGGTTTTCTTCGTCGGACGGCGAAGCATCCTCGTTCTCACTCATCTCCATGATCTGTTTACGAATGAAGTCTTCGTCATCCCCTGACATGGGACTATCTTTCCCTAAGCTCTCACTGCTGTCCTCCAACGAGTCACCCCTGATGTCTGTTGGCACCAGCAGCTTTTTCTTTGCTGAGGCGTCCTTCTTCTCTGAGAGTTCTGGGTCATCCTCTGTGCTGGGAGATTCAGGTGAGAGGGGTAGCACCTCAAGTTTGCGTCTGGTCTTGAGTGAGTCGGTCAGTTTGTCCGAATTGTCCTTTGGTTGTGTAGCCTGGGCCTCTAGTATGGGAAGGACAGTGCTCTCCAGCTTAGCAAGGTCTGAGGGGCTGGTGGGACTGCTATCCTTGGCGACTGTGTTTTTTTCTCCAGGGTCTTTCAGCGTTGCCTGTaaattaaaataataaaacaCAATTATTGTATAATAAATATGTAGATGATAATCATCCATAATTGATCATAAACATTACATTATTTGGAACATTTAAAATGGATATATGAAGATGTATAAAGGGAAGATATTTTTTTTACAACTAATGTCTGTAGATTATTTTACATAACTAAAAGGTCTGTAGAAACATTTGTGAAAAGAGCCCTTCTGACTTGAATCATCTAATTCTCAGCCACTACTGTTGCTACATACTACAGTCACCTCTCCAACTGCATCCACTTCAGCCTCTATTATCCCTTGAATTTCAGGCATTGACTTCTCTTCATTCAGGGGTTTGTCTTCGTCCTGTTTACCAACTACAGGGACTAGGGTGTCAGGTTCTACTACAGGGGCTGGGGCTATAGACACATTTCTAGATACAGTTTCAGATGTTTTAGTCTGCTCTGGTGTTGTTTTGTCTTCTACGCTGCCCTCTCTGTCACTCACAGCTTTCACCTCTGATACTGAAATAGGTTCCTGCTTTTCACTAACTACAGGTGGTGACACaaccactttctctttctctggctGAATGCTCTCAGACACAGAGTCTGTCTTTGGAGTTTGCTCAGATTCATCTTCTTTGGATAATTCTTTCTCTTGCACTGCTTTCTCATCACACACAGTAGGAGTTGGCTCCCTACTCTCAGCTATAGACACCTCTTGTTTATTTTCAGCTATGCTGCCAGCTTCTTCTCCTTCCTGTGTGGGTTTCTCCTCAGAAACGTTCTCAGGGGCTTGTGGCTCACTAGCAGCAGATGATAGTGACGATGCCTCTATAGCTTGTTCTAAGTGCTCTGTTTTGACCTTTTCTTGCTCTTTAGCTTCAGAAGCTGGGGGAGTAGACTCATCCTGGGCTTTTTCAGCCTTATTATCGGCTGTTGGCTCTGGTTCAACCTTGGTATCCACAGATGTCAGATTTTCCTCCTCCGGACCTACACGTTCTGCTCCAGCCTCAGTTTCATCTGTGTTTTTTTCTACTACTGGTGCTGGAGCTTCTACAGCCTCCTGAGGTGGGATCTGATCAACTTTAGCTGATTGTGGTTCAGGTTCTGGGAGCTGTTCAGGGACTTTTTTCTCAAAAGGGGATGGTGAAACTGACTCCTCGGATTTGACTTCTGGGCTGGGTTCAACCACTGTTTCTGACTCTGTCCTTTCGGCATCTCTCTCAGGGCTAACGTTTTCTGGTTCAGCAGCAGGAGGTGCAAGAGAAGCCTCTGGTACTTTCTTTACTCCTGCCTCACTTTCTACAGGCTTCTCCTCAACTTGGGCTGGCGGAATTGGCTCTGCCTCCTTCTCTACAGACTTCTCCTCAACTTTGGCTGGCGGTATTGGCTCTGCCCCCTTCTCTACAGGCTTCTCCTCAACTTGGGCTGGCGGAATTGGCTCTGCCTCCTTCTCTACAGGCTTCTCCTCAACTTGGGCTGGCTGAATTGGCTCTGCCTCCTTCTCTACAGGCTTCTCCTCAACTTGGGCTGGCTGAATTGGCTCTGCCTCCTTCTCCTCAACTTGGGCTGCCTGAATTGCCTCTGCCTCCTTCTCTACAAGCTTCTCCTCAACTTGGGCTGGCGGAATTGGCTCTGCCTCCTTCTCTACAGGCTTCTCCTCAACTTGGGCTGGCTGAATTGGCTCTGCCTTCTTCTCCTCAACTTGGGCTGGCTGAATTGGCTCTGCCTCCTTCTCTACAGGCTTCTCCTCAACTTGGGCTGGCTGAATTGGCTCTGCCTCCTTCTCTACAGGCATCTCCTCAACTTGGGCTGGCTGAATTGGCTCTGCCTCCTTCTCTACAGGCTTCTCCTCAACTTGGGCTGGCTGAATTGGCTCTGCCTCCTTCTCTATAGGCTTCTCCTCAACTTGGGCTGGCGGAATTGGCTCTGCCTCCTTCTCTATAGGCTTCTCCTCAACTTGGGCTGGCGAAATTGCCTCTGCCTCCTTCTCTACAGGCTTCTCCTCAAATTGGGCTGGCAGAATTGGATCTGCCTCCTTCTCTACAGGCTTCTCCTCAAATTGGGCTGGCAGAATTGGGTCTGCCTCCTTCTCTACAGGCTTCTCCTCAACTTTATCAGTaaatagaggaggagatgtgGCTACAGACTCAACTGCCTCAGTTTGTGGAACAGTCTCTACCTCTTTAGGCTGTTCACTCTCAGCAACTACAGGGGGAGTTTCTTCTACCGCAGGGGGCACCTCCTCTTTTTGTGAAGGCACAGGCTCTAGCTCTGCTGGTTTGGGAGATGTACAATCCTCTACCGGCTCATTAGGGGCTTCGGGAGCTGAGGCCGAATTCTCTACAATCTTAACTGGTGGAGCAGGAGCCACCTTTGGCATCTTAGTCTCCACAGCCGTCTCCACAGCTGAACTCTCTGCTACTGGACCTGTATGTACTGAAGACACCTCAGTTGGAGGCTGTTCAACAGTAGTTGCTTGAGGCTCTGGCCCTTTAGGTTTCTCCTCCTGCTCGGTGACTGCAGGAGGTGTAGGAGCTGTCTCCTCAGCTTTAGGTGGATGGCTAGGTTCTTCCTCAATCACCACTGCTTTCCCTTCCTCCTCAGTGACTACAGGAGCTGGCGGTACAGGCTCTGGTGATTGGTCAGGTTGGACAGTAGTTTCCTGTGTGACCGTTTCAGGTGTTGGAATCACCTCTGGCTCTACCGGCTTAGCTTCCTCTTCAAGAACCTTCTCTAGGATGGGCTCCTCTTTCTCACTACCTGCAGAGAGAGACGGTGAGATCTGCTCTGCTGTAGACTCACTCTGCACTGTATCTGGGCTTGGAGTTGGCTCGGGTGCAGCCTCAACAGGCTTTTCTGACTCATTCTCTACAGGGGGGGCAATGACAGGCTCCTCTACAACTGCAGGCTGGAAATCTGATTCTGCCTGAGTAGTGTCGGGTGGTGACTGTTCTTCTGTAACTTTCTCTGGCATACTCTCTGGATGATTCACTACCGGGGCCTCGACAGCACTCTCTGCTACACTCTCTGGCACAGGCTCATCCAGTATAGTCTCAGATATAGCTTCCATCGCTTCAGCCTGCTCTGGGTCTTTCTCCACTGCTGAGGCTTCGACAGCACTCTCCACTACACTCTCTGTCACAGGCTCATCCAGTATAGTCTCAGATATAGCTTCTATCGCTTCAGCCTGCTCAGGGTCTTTCTCCACTGCTGAGGCTTCGACAGCACTCTCCACTACACTCTCTGGCACAGGCTCATCCAGTATAGTCTCAGATATAGCTTCCATCGTTTCAGCCTGCTCTGGGTCTTTCTCCTCTGGGACACTATCAGAGGGAGGGGTGGCATGCTCAGGTGGGATGGGTGTGGTGTCTGTGTTTGCAGACGCAGCGTCTGGTGTTTGGGGCGGGGTGCGTTCTGTTACTACCTTGGACATGGAAAGCGTCTGGGTGTCTTcctttgctgctgctgctgcctctgccTGA from Salmo salar chromosome ssa07, Ssal_v3.1, whole genome shotgun sequence includes the following:
- the LOC106597326 gene encoding protein piccolo isoform X4, with translation MFGSSFLSGANPLNAVSSMTSQVSSGMSSMSSEVTSMGSGVNMPSFGLFDKEEKPGEKPQGGPPGPGSKGPQQGGPRPPGPGQGPRPPGQQGPRPPGQQGPRPTGQGPPGQQGPRTPGPGQGPRPPGQQGPRPPGQGPPGQQGPRPPGQGPPGQQGPRPPVSGQGPPGQQGPRPPVSGQGPPGQQGPRPPGQGPPGQQGPRPPGPGQGPPGQQGPPGPGAQPSGPAKAGGPPGPQGPGKPPGGGLCPLCKSTQLNVGSKEPPNYSNCTMCKNQVCSLCGFSPPDSEGKEWLCLNCQMQRAMGGMDDPPMMGKGSAPPSPSRKDPGKDGKKPNLLIKQQSISDRGLTPPTTPKQKSPGPSSPKGSPQPSPAKSKQESSFFGGLGGISLGGLTDVAKPPAAASQAAESITGTMFSGFGGFTGSAKPDRAKAAAGPQKTAESVTGKMFSGFGGFTETAKPPAAASQMFGFGSSILSSATNLMTTDSVDSVDEKAGSPADSPAGSPAGSPPDSPFSAPGSPPSSPPDSPFSAPGSPPDSDSPDTPPAFKKAPKRAVSLLKDQKSIEAEPPAEPLKAGEPPTPAPGSGAQENCPLCKVELNVGSADTPNYSNCTECKKSVCNLCGFNPTPHLGEKEWLCLNCQTQRALSGQLGDIPPPPSPVKKQLPTATPTPPASPAKVPASPAAAAAASPLTRSPSVTQAEAAAAAKEDTQTLSMSKVVTERTPPQTPDAASANTDTTPIPPEHATPPSDSVPEEKDPEQAETMEAISETILDEPVPESVVESAVEASAVEKDPEQAEAIEAISETILDEPVTESVVESAVEASAVEKDPEQAEAMEAISETILDEPVPESVAESAVEAPVVNHPESMPEKVTEEQSPPDTTQAESDFQPAVVEEPVIAPPVENESEKPVEAAPEPTPSPDTVQSESTAEQISPSLSAGSEKEEPILEKVLEEEAKPVEPEVIPTPETVTQETTVQPDQSPEPVPPAPVVTEEEGKAVVIEEEPSHPPKAEETAPTPPAVTEQEEKPKGPEPQATTVEQPPTEVSSVHTGPVAESSAVETAVETKMPKVAPAPPVKIVENSASAPEAPNEPVEDCTSPKPAELEPVPSQKEEVPPAVEETPPVVAESEQPKEVETVPQTEAVESVATSPPLFTDKVEEKPVEKEADPILPAQFEEKPVEKEADPILPAQFEEKPVEKEAEAISPAQVEEKPIEKEAEPIPPAQVEEKPIEKEAEPIQPAQVEEKPVEKEAEPIQPAQVEEMPVEKEAEPIQPAQVEEKPVEKEAEPIQPAQVEEKKAEPIQPAQVEEKPVEKEAEPIPPAQVEEKLVEKEAEAIQAAQVEEKEAEPIQPAQVEEKPVEKEAEPIQPAQVEEKPVEKEAEPIPPAQVEEKPVEKGAEPIPPAKVEEKSVEKEAEPIPPAQVEEKPVESEAGVKKVPEASLAPPAAEPENVSPERDAERTESETVVEPSPEVKSEESVSPSPFEKKVPEQLPEPEPQSAKVDQIPPQEAVEAPAPVVEKNTDETEAGAERVGPEEENLTSVDTKVEPEPTADNKAEKAQDESTPPASEAKEQEKVKTEHLEQAIEASSLSSAASEPQAPENVSEEKPTQEGEEAGSIAENKQEVSIAESREPTPTVCDEKAVQEKELSKEDESEQTPKTDSVSESIQPEKEKVVVSPPVVSEKQEPISVSEVKAVSDREGSVEDKTTPEQTKTSETVSRNVSIAPAPVVEPDTLVPVVGKQDEDKPLNEEKSMPEIQGIIEAEVDAVGEATLKDPGEKNTVAKDSSPTSPSDLAKLESTVLPILEAQATQPKDNSDKLTDSLKTRRKLEVLPLSPESPSTEDDPELSEKKDASAKKKLLVPTDIRGDSLEDSSESLGKDSPMSGDDEDFIRKQIMEMSENEDASPSDEENLIRRKIRDHDRKRMEQEKGEGKERSAMAKGRRLLKKNTISPEDEDERKLSLDKPDKAWKEGSEPKVSDSQEGEQPSADRVVAVRQFRTIELNTTTTPVRIPGTSDDGELEMESLTNSPDDRSRGDGSSSLHASSFTPGTSPTSLSSLDEDSDSSSPSRMHSGEGKQHRKAKHRQQGQGLPTIEDSSEEEELREEEELLREQEKQKGSGKKSKKDKEEIRAQRRRERPKTPPSNLSPIEDASPTEELRQEAEMEEFRRSSLSDFSPSIESEPEGVEINAAKIAAVQKVYQLPTSVSLYSPTADQGANKSPEKRALKTADEAYEEIMLKARTPTKEKVDIPPGKESLYGGMLIEDYAYESLVDENGKKVQQQKSEKISVPAQPKILRSPDEVYEDMMEKKKEFMQLEQELKKAQSVSERPTPEIVLQPTEPTSSTSVTVTIGKDGKPLLDAEAAYEELMKKVLTPGTSPTQQGPDISGAAPGGEFEGTESRRALRPIPDLRVTQCSSGEEDADEEATETKSQDKPKTSSDIPKADQTPLTAAAETESKSVACKVPSSTTSDQPQTHIETSQADQPLDITQQDVMDLSSMKSSAPAVASVSPLPTLPQYTPTVPSVVSTTPPVPPKPAILHRALSQEKADIPEPPPLPPPTMPKPSVYPRKPPVPLPSQAIIRSEHVAMTTAQGSPVRQPHVPPPVPPKPAIPAGMGYSHRPGENIKPPLAPKPVSQHGSPAHIQCPRPTALHTGHADIALNLSPTAESRPGHFSGHSSGHSSGHPSPTSPRYGNRHETYVVITLPSQPSSPVEGITTQAPSSPGPASPSRHAQPPPQPQTQYQPHPQPQKQPQPPPPHTNRVPLAFTRITESMESQEICGPEKVVSSSCHVIEAISASAPPPEVRLGQVTQFVTTEVQRTMVSVRHERSPPPPPAPRANGVPISLEKPKPQQTQSPQGYQPGEVVDLRTMKVNSESAMKVVDLSSSDVRRQSLATDINSRQTSAVQSPVVNLSTESTSVSIVTDSITIVTCAATIQSYENTNISQVPSLPLQLTTTNKAFEPVCQIIYRPIDAQPTTSNNAEIPINLSVGPGTGLGTFQTPVTIAPTPAPGCVANGLSSGMPTVAGAVDLSTAKPFNTVVSVDASSAEVVTAVIIEEDGKPVDLTAGRRAVCCDVVYKLPFTGSCTTQQPTTPLPEDRFGYRDDHYQYDRSPYNMRGFGCIKPSMSDTNLAEAGLFLYKSKNSYNFHGTTEGAVDLTSSKTSDAGVALDFSTKGSGLYSGMIIPPYSQARVNGAVGTHFGTSSVLRSSNGVVYSSVSVPVPSPYAITTQPGSIFSTTYNSLSAGMHTSDTMPSLSTLQNQPMTRSNSFISTTSADDQGDVPLNLELAKDGISTSTALTTKTVTLALERLDSYTDASLEAIAASLEALSSPCVPGEGQYQMQREILEMEKFKQQRLAEELEWERQEIQRFREQEQMLVQKELEELQSMKQAILCQQEDERQAHLMMQKETYAQQQQQLEQIQRLQEQLRAQLEEQKFRKMYPGEVLLGHGQQEAVVLGPDGTELARKIMDSGCQTDDEDSVVDKAYTAGRKKRSTAKKSVDSCVQTDDEDQEEWEPARARRSRPRTSRGDRGGQTSDMSIQAHSEISIQTDSAGNVRMDARMELSDSESPHWEDKRRPTPLEIEQSGHLRADPSSLQAPPKSPNVLYSPISPCISPSKSLEFVSYEKSLGDTSPQRIRGSTDPTKVSPTGSPKGPKAMQRSMSDPKPMSPTGEERASSSFQYGDGYSGKSSSGSTPTGTGKKVKRTLPNPPSEEEATAAGQTAYSTGSARRRMCRNTNMARAKILQDIDRELDMVERESSKLRHKQAELDEEEKEIDAKLRYLEMGINRRKDALLKEREKRERAYLQSVAEDRDYMSDSEVSNIRETRSGRGSGEDEEIGSHGLERPRTAPQSELDDFVPPQTTHEAQYGTYSQYQYPLSQTLYQQQSLYQSPQSYQSQSIYSSVPSLSSSQQQSYHQMLLLQQKAARQAALIQELDASSKYEVISRQPDPVSSAYMGGVRYDKYGNHLDLRALEVGGSMAGSPMSNVSADSFYGDVEHHHHTPRSYVLLEDAAELAKSSTSLASSSYAQAEKELAKAERLLRRSAADLTSTDYLGSSSRLHSGYGKTPDDEDSMDDPYELKLLKQQLKQEFRRSTGGTESLDPLTGLSHNYYGTPSSGVSSSQSYSQRHYPKTEKYSISRLTLEKQAAKQLPASMLYQKHKAPLTDPKVSKYSSMQDGRSLETDYTSYLGSSNVSASPRSSRLLQDEITFGLRKNIAEQQKYLGSTLGANLAGSLNFGQSLALDSTSYPSGSRSRPSSRPNSVYGLDLSLKRDLSSSSLRLKGDGEAASDSYQMPSGRAKPTSLPIVQGGRGRIPIVAQNSEEESPLSPVGQPMGMARASAGPLPPISADSRDQFGSCLSLQDSQQQQHLREEPTRGRGYVLMDDLQGTMSDCEALSDSMLALNRDDPPQSHENIPNAYHLQREATDWFDKPREGRPENGQGPDRRQGKVVYYPFPHTRVKLQRDPKDRSVSGNGLGIRVVGGKEVPGTNGDIGAYVAKVLPGGVAQQTGKILEGMQVLEWNGLPLTGKTYEEVQGLVVQQCGEAELCVRLDLNMLADSEGSQHLDLPDQNKPGDRPPRSPGVDPKQLAAELQKVSQQQAPPPTTATSSSSTVGGEKGPHSAVSGAASATSSAIQSPGQPGSPSVSKKRHSSKSADAVKTQSHPVTGEIQLQINYDKQLGNLIVHVLQARNLAPRDNNGYSDPFVKVYLLPGRGQVMVVQNASAENKRRSKQAGQSLNPEWNQTVIYKNIHLEQLRKKLLEVSVWDYDKCSSNDFLGEVLMDLSNTANMDNVPRWLPLKEQSEGEHHRRSLSAQGRQHSPKPPSQHASPKTPAHGNQDSPKPPSQHASPKTPAHGNQDSPKSSVIKSRSHGIFPDPAKARPGRSGDAQVTAASLDSGLSGSAYSLLEDEGGTNAVDSAIFQVPRFGKIPNGTDVMMSPMSNMDSEGKTQVMGEIKIALRKELKTEGDQLVLEILQCRNITYKFKSPDHLPDLYVKLYVVNIATQKRIIKKKTRVCRHDREPSFNETFRFCMNPTGHSLQLFLVSNGGKFIKKTLIGEAYIWLDKVDVRKRVVSWHKLLASSAQIHS